Proteins encoded within one genomic window of Bacillus sp. 1NLA3E:
- a CDS encoding murein hydrolase activator EnvC family protein has protein sequence MKHSIYTISLAATLTLATFLPGLVAEPASASKLSDLKNQKTHITQEKSAVSSDINEADQKINSIKNDQESVKTEKQRLDLAIGDTNTKLLQKSQEIETTKGEILQLQTEVQQITERINKRNEMLKNRARSFQENGGMVNYMDVLMGAQSFGEFIDRVGAVATLVEADQGILRQQKQDKQLLEEKQVQVQNDLASLEKMARDLDALKISLNGQIAQQDQLLASLQQQEEEAHAEKLEKEEQAEILAAQQAAIQQAIKMEEQRIAAAAEAAKQPQSNSGSGSTSGSSGGNTGGGTSTATPGVSSGYWTKPAVGRLSSGFGMRGGEFHAGVDIANSVSVPILAAADGVVSRSYSSKTYGECIFITHYTNGQIYTTVYAHMTTRLVGSGAVKKGQQIGTMGNTGASQGQHLHFELHVGEWNQAKSNAVNPLNYIPM, from the coding sequence TTGAAACATTCAATTTACACAATATCACTTGCAGCAACATTGACACTCGCAACTTTTTTACCCGGGCTGGTTGCAGAACCGGCTTCTGCATCAAAGCTATCAGATTTAAAAAATCAAAAAACGCATATTACTCAGGAAAAGTCTGCGGTATCTTCAGATATTAATGAAGCGGATCAAAAGATTAATAGTATTAAAAATGACCAAGAGAGTGTAAAAACAGAAAAGCAACGGCTAGACCTTGCGATTGGTGACACGAATACAAAGTTGCTTCAAAAGTCTCAAGAAATCGAAACAACTAAGGGTGAAATCCTACAGCTTCAAACAGAGGTTCAACAAATAACAGAACGAATTAACAAGCGAAATGAAATGTTAAAAAACCGTGCCCGCTCTTTCCAAGAAAACGGTGGCATGGTCAACTATATGGATGTGCTCATGGGTGCACAAAGCTTCGGTGAGTTCATTGATCGTGTCGGGGCTGTAGCGACATTAGTTGAAGCTGACCAAGGCATTCTTCGCCAGCAAAAGCAAGATAAACAACTTCTTGAGGAAAAGCAAGTACAAGTTCAAAATGATTTGGCTTCACTTGAAAAAATGGCGAGAGATTTAGATGCTTTGAAAATTTCACTGAATGGGCAAATCGCTCAACAAGATCAGTTGTTGGCATCTCTTCAACAACAAGAAGAAGAAGCGCATGCTGAAAAACTAGAAAAAGAAGAGCAAGCAGAAATTTTGGCTGCCCAACAAGCTGCCATTCAACAGGCTATCAAAATGGAAGAACAGCGTATTGCAGCTGCAGCAGAAGCTGCTAAACAGCCGCAAAGTAATAGCGGTAGTGGTAGTACAAGTGGTAGTTCAGGTGGGAATACTGGCGGAGGTACGAGTACTGCTACACCTGGAGTTTCTAGTGGATATTGGACAAAACCTGCTGTAGGGAGGCTTTCGTCTGGATTCGGAATGCGCGGGGGTGAATTCCATGCCGGTGTTGATATCGCCAATTCAGTTTCCGTTCCAATCCTAGCGGCAGCCGATGGAGTAGTCAGCAGGTCGTATTCTTCAAAAACCTACGGGGAATGTATTTTCATAACCCATTACACTAATGGACAGATTTACACTACCGTTTACGCTCATATGACCACGCGATTAGTTGGATCTGGTGCTGTGAAAAAAGGCCAACAAATTGGTACGATGGGTAATACAGGTGCTTCACAAGGACAACATCTCCACTTCGAATTGCACGTCGGAGAGTGGAACCAAGCCAAATCAAACGCAGTTAATCCTTTGAATTATATACCAATGTAA
- the ftsX gene encoding permease-like cell division protein FtsX, with amino-acid sequence MKLRTIHRHVRESLKSIARNGWMTFASVSAVTVTLLLVGVFFVIMMNLNKVATTIEEDVEIRVHIDLAANKEDQQALQAKIEQIPEVKTVKFSSKQKELKDMIKSLGTEGEAFKLFEQDNPLNDVFIVKTKNPVDTMKTATKIKKLEYASKVKYGQGEVEKLFSFTKVSRNVGVALIVGLLFTAMFLISNTIKITIVARRNEIEIMRLVGATNAFIRWPFFLEGLWLGILGSIIPIIVVGMAYYYSYDYLAPKLKDHFMKLLDFYPFIYQISGLLLLMGALIGVWGSLMSIRKFLKV; translated from the coding sequence ATGAAGCTTAGGACAATCCACCGTCACGTAAGAGAAAGCTTAAAAAGCATTGCTAGGAATGGCTGGATGACATTTGCGTCAGTCAGCGCTGTAACGGTTACACTTCTTTTGGTCGGTGTATTTTTCGTTATTATGATGAATCTCAATAAAGTGGCTACCACGATTGAAGAGGACGTAGAAATTCGTGTTCACATCGATTTGGCAGCAAATAAAGAAGATCAGCAAGCTTTACAGGCTAAAATTGAACAGATTCCCGAAGTAAAGACGGTGAAGTTCTCTTCTAAACAGAAGGAACTTAAGGATATGATTAAAAGCCTTGGCACTGAGGGTGAAGCTTTTAAACTGTTTGAACAAGATAACCCGTTAAATGATGTATTCATCGTGAAAACGAAAAATCCAGTTGATACGATGAAAACCGCTACTAAAATTAAAAAGCTAGAATATGCCTCAAAAGTTAAATACGGACAAGGTGAAGTAGAAAAATTATTTAGTTTTACCAAGGTTAGTCGAAATGTTGGAGTGGCCTTAATTGTTGGATTGCTGTTTACAGCGATGTTCTTAATTTCCAACACAATTAAAATTACGATTGTTGCTAGAAGAAATGAAATTGAGATTATGAGACTCGTAGGGGCAACGAATGCTTTTATCCGCTGGCCATTTTTCCTTGAAGGGCTATGGCTTGGTATTCTTGGTTCAATCATTCCAATCATCGTAGTTGGAATGGCCTACTATTATTCGTATGACTATCTGGCACCAAAGTTGAAGGATCATTTTATGAAATTGCTAGACTTTTATCCTTTTATCTATCAAATTTCAGGTTTGCTTTTGTTAATGGGAGCACTGATTGGCGTTTGGGGAAGCTTAATGTCAATCCGTAAGTTTTTGAAGGTATAG
- the ftsE gene encoding cell division ATP-binding protein FtsE, protein MIEMNEVFKKYPNGVTAVNGISVQIKQGEFVYVVGPSGAGKSTFIKMMYREEKPTKGDIMINGVNLARIKNSKVPLLRRNIGVVFQDFKLLPTLTVYENVAYALEVIEEQPKYIKRHVMETLELVNLRHKARMLPTELSGGEQQRVSIARSIVNSPKVVIADEPTGNLDPDTSWEIMKIFDEINTRGTTVVMATHNREIVNTIKKRVIAIESGKIVRDERKGEYGYEA, encoded by the coding sequence ATGATAGAAATGAATGAAGTGTTTAAAAAATATCCAAATGGGGTTACTGCTGTTAATGGGATTAGTGTCCAGATTAAGCAGGGTGAATTTGTCTATGTTGTTGGTCCAAGTGGCGCGGGGAAATCTACCTTTATTAAGATGATGTACCGCGAAGAAAAGCCAACAAAAGGTGACATTATGATTAATGGTGTGAACCTAGCAAGAATTAAAAACAGTAAGGTTCCGCTTTTACGGAGGAATATTGGCGTTGTATTCCAAGATTTCAAACTGCTACCAACTTTAACAGTGTACGAGAATGTGGCTTATGCCTTAGAGGTAATTGAGGAGCAGCCGAAGTACATTAAAAGGCATGTTATGGAAACATTAGAACTCGTGAATTTACGTCATAAAGCAAGGATGTTGCCAACAGAGCTTTCTGGAGGAGAACAGCAGCGGGTATCGATTGCTCGTTCAATCGTGAATTCTCCGAAAGTGGTCATTGCTGACGAGCCAACAGGAAATCTAGATCCGGACACTTCGTGGGAGATTATGAAAATCTTTGATGAAATCAACACGAGAGGAACAACCGTTGTCATGGCAACACATAACCGCGAAATTGTTAATACGATTAAAAAGCGTGTAATTGCCATTGAAAGTGGAAAAATTGTTCGGGACGAGCGGAAGGGTGAATACGGCTATGAAGCTTAG
- the cccB gene encoding cytochrome c551: MKKKLLALLMGTTIVLSLAACGGGDGTSKDTAGAGNAEKLFEQKCSSCHATDLKGGVGPDLTKVGSRLDQAGIEKVINEGRGNMPKGQVTGGDVTTVAKWLAAKK; encoded by the coding sequence ATGAAAAAGAAATTACTAGCATTATTAATGGGGACGACTATCGTATTAAGTTTGGCAGCGTGTGGCGGTGGCGATGGTACTTCAAAAGACACTGCAGGTGCTGGAAATGCTGAAAAGTTATTTGAACAAAAATGTTCAAGCTGCCACGCAACAGATCTAAAAGGTGGAGTAGGACCTGATTTAACTAAGGTTGGGTCAAGACTTGATCAAGCAGGTATTGAAAAAGTAATTAATGAGGGCAGAGGAAATATGCCTAAAGGACAGGTAACGGGTGGAGATGTAACAACTGTTGCAAAATGGTTAGCAGCGAAAAAATAA
- a CDS encoding YitT family protein, with amino-acid sequence MKKRINGYWENSRVMKVLEYIYVLVGAALVAVAFNVFLLPNRVASGGVSGISTILYEVVGWEPAYVQWALNIPLFIAGVILLGKNFGVKTLVGTIFLPLVVFFTKEWEPWTNDPLLASLFGGIVVGLGIGIVFLGKASTGGTDLAAQIIHKYTGFTLGTCVAAIDGLIVLSAALVFNIESGLYALLGLYATSKTIDLVQVGIGRSKMAMIITNNQDQVREAILNKIDRGVTKLSGQGGYTDSERPILMCVFDHTEFTKLKQLVKSIDPTAFVIVMDATEVLGKGFKNS; translated from the coding sequence ATGAAGAAAAGGATAAATGGATACTGGGAAAATTCGAGAGTGATGAAGGTATTAGAATACATATATGTGTTAGTAGGTGCTGCTTTAGTAGCTGTTGCCTTTAATGTTTTCTTACTGCCAAATCGAGTGGCTTCTGGTGGCGTAAGTGGAATCAGTACGATTTTATATGAAGTAGTAGGTTGGGAACCTGCTTACGTCCAGTGGGCACTCAATATTCCTTTATTTATTGCTGGGGTTATTTTACTAGGAAAGAATTTCGGGGTAAAAACCTTGGTTGGAACGATTTTTTTACCTTTGGTTGTCTTTTTTACAAAGGAATGGGAGCCTTGGACGAATGACCCACTGCTGGCTTCGTTATTTGGTGGCATTGTTGTTGGACTGGGGATTGGCATTGTTTTTCTAGGAAAGGCTTCAACGGGTGGAACCGATCTTGCAGCGCAAATAATACATAAGTACACAGGTTTTACGCTAGGGACTTGTGTTGCCGCCATTGATGGCTTAATCGTGCTATCAGCAGCGCTTGTATTTAATATTGAGAGTGGTTTGTACGCGTTATTAGGCTTATATGCCACTAGTAAAACGATTGATTTGGTTCAAGTGGGGATTGGCCGTTCCAAAATGGCGATGATCATTACCAATAATCAAGATCAGGTTCGGGAGGCAATCTTAAATAAAATCGATCGAGGCGTTACAAAACTATCTGGACAGGGTGGTTATACAGATTCTGAACGACCCATTTTGATGTGTGTGTTTGATCACACAGAGTTCACAAAGTTGAAACAATTAGTGAAAAGTATTGACCCGACTGCGTTTGTCATTGTTATGGATGCTACAGAGGTATTAGGAAAGGGTTTCAAAAATTCATAA
- a CDS encoding hemolysin family protein yields the protein MIITNLVLFVLLIAISGFFVATEFAIVKVRGSRIDQLVAEEKIGALAVKEVTTHLDDYLSACQLGITVTSLGLGWLGEPTVERLLHPLFENLSLTTSITSVLSFVIAFGTVTFLHVVVGELSPKTLAIQKTETVALAVSRPIILFHKIMYPFIWVLNHSSRLVVGLFGLKPSPDHELAHSEEELRILLSESYEGGEINQNELKYVNNIFDFNERVAKEIMVPRTEMACIDIEDSIEAIKDIIVNEKYTRYPVIDGDKDNVLGMINIKEFLTADLKQKSFQKEVGLRSLVKPVISVIETIPIHSLLVKMQKERIHMAILLDEYGGTSGLVTVEDILEEIVGEIRDEFDADEVAEIRKLGVNHYIFSSKVLVNEVNDTLGTNLNDEEIDTLGGWFLTRNIDAKLGDELVEEGFIFKVKEIEGHHILFLEVSKK from the coding sequence GTGATTATTACCAACCTAGTACTATTCGTTTTATTAATCGCGATATCGGGTTTTTTTGTCGCAACAGAGTTTGCTATTGTTAAAGTAAGAGGTTCCAGAATTGACCAGCTGGTTGCAGAAGAGAAAATAGGTGCTTTAGCCGTCAAAGAAGTGACGACTCACCTCGACGATTATTTATCGGCCTGCCAACTTGGGATAACCGTGACTTCATTAGGTCTTGGTTGGTTAGGAGAACCTACAGTCGAAAGACTATTGCATCCTTTATTTGAAAATTTGAGTCTAACTACTTCTATTACAAGTGTTCTTTCGTTTGTTATTGCCTTTGGCACGGTCACTTTCTTGCATGTTGTAGTCGGGGAACTGTCACCCAAGACATTGGCAATCCAAAAAACTGAAACCGTGGCGCTGGCAGTTTCACGCCCAATTATTTTGTTTCATAAAATAATGTATCCTTTCATTTGGGTGCTTAATCATTCTTCACGGCTTGTAGTCGGCCTTTTTGGGCTAAAGCCCTCACCAGACCATGAATTAGCCCATTCCGAGGAAGAGTTAAGAATTCTTCTCTCCGAAAGCTACGAAGGTGGAGAAATTAATCAGAATGAATTGAAATACGTGAACAACATTTTCGACTTTAATGAGCGAGTGGCCAAAGAAATTATGGTCCCGCGGACAGAAATGGCCTGTATTGATATCGAGGATAGTATTGAAGCGATTAAGGATATCATTGTAAATGAAAAATATACTCGTTACCCTGTTATCGACGGGGATAAAGATAACGTTTTGGGCATGATCAATATTAAGGAATTTCTTACCGCTGACCTTAAACAAAAAAGTTTTCAAAAAGAAGTAGGTTTGAGATCTTTAGTGAAACCGGTCATAAGTGTAATTGAAACAATCCCAATTCATAGCCTTCTGGTAAAAATGCAAAAGGAACGGATCCACATGGCCATTTTGTTAGATGAGTATGGGGGAACATCTGGTCTCGTAACCGTTGAGGACATCCTTGAAGAGATTGTCGGTGAAATACGTGACGAATTTGATGCGGATGAAGTCGCAGAGATTCGTAAATTAGGTGTTAATCATTATATTTTCAGCTCGAAGGTGTTAGTCAACGAGGTTAATGATACGTTGGGGACAAACCTAAATGATGAAGAAATCGATACACTTGGCGGGTGGTTCCTGACACGGAATATCGATGCAAAGTTGGGCGATGAATTAGTGGAGGAAGGATTTATCTTCAAGGTCAAAGAGATTGAAGGGCATCATATATTATTTTTGGAAGTTAGCAAGAAGTAA
- a CDS encoding zinc metallopeptidase has translation MLFHPMDIFIFIALGVSMWAQFRVKGTFNRWSNVPTRTGRSGGEVARRILDQNGLAHVPIEVVRGTLSDHYDPVQRVVCLSETVYYGRSIASISVAAHEIGHAIQHKQGYAALAMRQRLFPVANIASGVAPFLFLGGMFLHLTSLIGVGILFFSAAVAFQLITLPVEFNASSRARSMMIAEGLLYNEEERGVKKVLNAAALTYVAAALISLLELLKFVMIFFQGSREED, from the coding sequence TTGTTATTTCATCCAATGGATATTTTTATTTTTATCGCCCTAGGAGTTTCAATGTGGGCCCAATTTCGGGTCAAGGGGACATTTAATCGTTGGTCTAATGTTCCGACTAGAACGGGTAGATCTGGTGGTGAGGTCGCTAGAAGAATTCTTGATCAAAACGGATTGGCGCATGTGCCGATTGAAGTGGTTCGAGGAACGCTCTCGGATCACTACGATCCGGTCCAACGTGTCGTTTGCCTGTCCGAAACCGTTTATTACGGTCGTTCGATAGCTTCGATTTCAGTTGCTGCTCACGAAATCGGACATGCTATTCAGCACAAACAGGGCTATGCGGCACTGGCGATGAGACAACGCCTCTTTCCGGTAGCCAATATTGCTTCTGGCGTCGCGCCGTTCTTATTTTTAGGAGGAATGTTCTTGCATTTGACGTCATTAATCGGTGTGGGGATTCTTTTTTTCTCGGCAGCAGTCGCTTTCCAGTTGATTACGTTACCTGTAGAATTTAACGCGAGTTCACGGGCAAGGTCGATGATGATAGCTGAAGGACTACTATATAATGAAGAAGAACGCGGTGTGAAAAAAGTACTGAATGCTGCTGCGTTAACCTATGTTGCCGCCGCCCTCATTTCATTGCTAGAGTTATTGAAGTTTGTGATGATTTTTTTTCAGGGGAGTCGAGAGGAAGATTAA